CCGCCGGAAGTAGGTGAACTCGTCCAGGGCCACCCACACCGCGTCGGTCGACTCCGGCCCGCGCGGTTGTCGCTGGTGCACGGGCGCCGCGACCTCGCGGACCGAGGTGGGCGGGGACGGCAGCCCCGCCAGCCGCCGCAGCGCCTCGCGAGCGGGTCCGGCGAGGGCGGCCCGCTCGTCCTCGTGGGCCCGGGTCAGGCACAGCCCGTCGGCGCACACCAGTTCGGCGGCGACCGGGTCCACCCGTCGGGCCTCCTGCTCCGAGGTGGGCAGCAGCGGCACCGCGACCGCGCCCGCCAGCAGCACCGGGAGCGCCGCGACCCACCGCCTGCGCAGCGGTCCGACCAGCAGGAACGCCGAGGTGGCCAGGGCGGCCCACCACAGCGCCTGCACGGCGCTCACCGTCCCGGTGACGGACGTGAACGCGCTTTCCGGCTGGGGCAGGAACGGCAGCAGCAACGCCCACCGGAACGCCTCCCCGGTGTCCGCTCCCTGGGCGAAGGCCATCAGCACCATGGCGCCCACCGCCAGGACCGGCGGCAGCAGCGGTGACGCGACGAGCTGCGCCAGCGCCCAGCCGAGCCACGCGGCGGCGACCAGGGCGAGCGCCCCGACGAGCGCGGCGGGCACCCAGCGCCAGTGCAGGTGGTCGGTGGCCGACGCGACCTGCACGCCGCCCACCACCAGCACCACCGCGCAGCCGCCGACGAGACCGACGGCGAGCGCGCCGAACGTCCCGGCCACGCGGTGCGCGCGGGGGCGCGGCGTGGACGAGAACAGCTCCCCGACGCCCGACCGCCGCTCCCGCAGGCCCTGGAGCGCGCCCACGCCGAGCGCGAGCGGCCAGGCGAAGACGAGCATGAACCGCGCCCACTCGGCCATCGTCGACCACTGCCGCGTCCACGCCGTGCTGTTCTTGATCGACGGTGCCCAGTCCAGCAGCCCCACCACGAGCAGCGCCACCGCGGCACCGAGCAGCAGGGCCGAGCCGCGCCGCAGCTCGATCCCGAGGACCCGCCTCACCACGCACCCCCGAGCAGCGCCGAGTAGCCGCGCTCCAGCGGGCTGTCGCCGACGTCGTCCGGGCCGCCCGCGGCGGCCAGCTCGTCGGGCGTGCCCTGGAACACCGCCTTGCCCGCGGACACCAGCGCGACGTCCGTGCACGCCGCCGCGACGTCCTCCACGAGGTGCGTGGAGATCACGACGCACGCGTCGGCGCCGAGTTCCTGCACCAACTCGCGGAACCGGACGCGCTGCGCCGGGTCGAGCCCGGCCGTCGGCTCGTCCAGCAGCAGCACCTCGGGGTCGTTGACGATCGCCTGCGCGATGCCCGCCCGCCGCACCATGCCGCCGGACAGCGTCCTGAGCCGGTCGTCGGCGCGGTCGGCGAGCCCGACCCGTTCCACGGCCCGCTGCACCGCGCCGGGCACGTCGCGCTTGGGCATCTCCTTGAGCCAGGCCACGTACTCGACGAACTCGCGCACCGTGAACCGCTTGTAGTAGCCGAAGTCCTGGGGCAGGTACCCCAGGGACCGCCGCACCGACCTCAGGTCGACGTGACCGGTCACCGACGAGCCGAGCACCTCCAACTCCCCCGACGCGGGTCGCAGCACGGTCGCCAGCGCCCGGATCAGCGTCGTCTTGCCCGCGCCGTTCGGGCCGAGCAGGCCGTGCACGCCGCGGCCGAGCCGCAGGTCCAGCCCGTCCACCGCCATCCGCCGGCCCGCGCGCACGCGCAGGCCCTCCGCCCTGACCTGCCAGGCGTACCCCGTCGGCGCGACCTCCGCCGCACCCACCGCTCGCACCATTTCCTCCTCCGTCACGATCGCGCGTACGCCGCGGACCTGAAGAACACGGCGGCGGCGCCCCCCGTCAGCGCCGCCGCCCACAGCGGCGCCGCACCGGGCGCGAGCACGCCGGGCACACCGCCGAGCACCACCGCCGGGCCGACCACCAGCGCCGCCCACAGCGACGCGGTGGTGATCGCGGCCCGGCGCACGCCGAGGACGCTGCCGAGCGCGAGCGTCACCGAGGTGACCGCCAGGCACGGGAGCAGCCAGTAGGCCGGGGACGCGCCGGTCAGCCACCCGGCCGCCAGCAGGACCGGCAGCACGACCACGAGCACGGCGAACGTCCGGCGCAGGAGCAGGCGCAGACCGGCGCGCGGCGTCGACACGACCAGCTCGTAGGCCGGGTCGAGGGAGCGCGACCAGGCGCCGGCGACGCCGAGCAGCGGCACGACGGGCGCGAGCAGCAGCACCGCCGACGCCGTCACGCCGCTGGGCGCGACGAGGTCCACGAGCAGCGCCAGGAGCACGACGAACGTGGTCATCGCGAACCACGGCACCAGCGCCGGCGGGGCCCAGCGGGCGAGCGGCCGCCGGTGCGGCGCGGGCGTGCCGGGCGGGTCGAGGTCCGCCCACACGGCCTCGGTCAGCGCCGTGACCGGCGGTGGGGCCGCGTCGGCCAGCCGCAGCCGGCACAGCCCGCAGGTCTCCAGGTGCGCCTCGACGGCCCACAGCCGGTCGGCGGGCAGGTCGTCGCCCGCGGCGTAGCGGGCGATCAGGTCGGCGGACGCGTGCCCGTCGCCGGTCCGGGGGTCGTTCCCGGGCGCGTGCTCCCTCATGACAGTGCCTCCCGCATCGCGGTGCGCGCCCGCCGCGCGCGGGTCTTGACGGTGCCCTCGGGCACCCCGAGCAGGACGGCGGTCTCGCGCACGGTCAGCCCGTCGAGCACCATCGCCTGGAGGACCTGCCTGAGCTCGGGGGCGAGGTCGCGCAGCGCGCCGCCCACCTCGTCGCCCAGCGCGCCGGCCAGGACCTCGTCCTCGGCGGCGGGGGCGGGCACCGGGGAGGTGTCGGGCGTCCGGTCCTGCCGGGCCCGCCTGCGGAACGCGTCGACCAGGCGGCGGGCGGCGATCGTCCACAGCCAGCCGACGGCCGTGCCGTCCACCGCCGAGCCCGCGAACGAGCCCGCCGCCTGCCACACCGCCAGGTACGTCTCCTGCATCACCTCGGCGACGACCTGCTCGTCGGAGCACCGGCGGCGCAGGCGCACGGCGAGCCACGGCGACGTCCGCCGGTACAGCTCCTCGAAGGCCGCGCGGTCGCCCCCGGCGATCGCCCGCACCAACCTCTCCTCGTCCACACCCGGCAAGACGACCGGCTCCCCGGACGAGGTTCTCGATTTTACGTGACCTGCATCACATCAGTACCAGCTGTTCTCCTCCGCGGTGGCGCTGCTCTCGGCCTCGGCGGTCGCCCGGTGGGACACCGCGGCGACCGCCTCCGCCAACTCCTTGCGCACGTCACCGCCCTGGTCGGTCTCCACGACGATCACGATCTCGCTCTGCCCGGCGCCGTCCTCGACGACGGTCAGCTCGCCTCGGTAGCCGTTCTCGTCCCACGTCACGACCCGCCTGTCCCGGTCGACGCCCGGCGTCGTCCCGGACAGGCCGGGCAGGTGCTGGGACAGGCTGCCGGGGCGCGCGAGGAACCCGAAGAACTCCTGCGCGGCCATCCCGACCGGCGCGCGGTACTCGTAGCTGGTCATGCCGCCGGGTACCCCGTCAGGCGGGCCTCAAGACCTGGTCGAACACCGCGCGCAGGGCGGCCGGCGGTCCGGTCATGCCCGCGCGGCAGGCGGCCGTGAACGTCACCGG
This region of Saccharothrix longispora genomic DNA includes:
- a CDS encoding zf-HC2 domain-containing protein; this translates as MREHAPGNDPRTGDGHASADLIARYAAGDDLPADRLWAVEAHLETCGLCRLRLADAAPPPVTALTEAVWADLDPPGTPAPHRRPLARWAPPALVPWFAMTTFVVLLALLVDLVAPSGVTASAVLLLAPVVPLLGVAGAWSRSLDPAYELVVSTPRAGLRLLLRRTFAVLVVVLPVLLAAGWLTGASPAYWLLPCLAVTSVTLALGSVLGVRRAAITTASLWAALVVGPAVVLGGVPGVLAPGAAPLWAAALTGGAAAVFFRSAAYARS
- a CDS encoding RNA polymerase sigma factor translates to MPGVDEERLVRAIAGGDRAAFEELYRRTSPWLAVRLRRRCSDEQVVAEVMQETYLAVWQAAGSFAGSAVDGTAVGWLWTIAARRLVDAFRRRARQDRTPDTSPVPAPAAEDEVLAGALGDEVGGALRDLAPELRQVLQAMVLDGLTVRETAVLLGVPEGTVKTRARRARTAMREALS
- a CDS encoding ABC transporter ATP-binding protein, with amino-acid sequence MRAVGAAEVAPTGYAWQVRAEGLRVRAGRRMAVDGLDLRLGRGVHGLLGPNGAGKTTLIRALATVLRPASGELEVLGSSVTGHVDLRSVRRSLGYLPQDFGYYKRFTVREFVEYVAWLKEMPKRDVPGAVQRAVERVGLADRADDRLRTLSGGMVRRAGIAQAIVNDPEVLLLDEPTAGLDPAQRVRFRELVQELGADACVVISTHLVEDVAAACTDVALVSAGKAVFQGTPDELAAAGGPDDVGDSPLERGYSALLGGAW